The genome window GAAAGACAGCATTCTTGCAATTAGCAAAGAATATGATGCAAAATCAATTGAACACCTTGTAGCCCTTCAAGGAATTATTTCAAGACTCGGAAAATACCTTAGCGAGGAAACCATTCGTCTATTGACCCCAATAATTAATAACAAAGATGGTTTAACAAAAGAAGAAATTGGCTACCTTACAGGACTGAAAAATCAAGTAACAATCCTAAAGGAAAAATTGAGAGATATAAAATCCATCTCATTCTTCTCTCTAAGGGATTCAGGAAAAGTACAAGAACATCTAGAAAATTTAAAAATAAATATAGAGTTGCTTCCATTATTAAATTCGGAAGAGTCGAGAAAAATCATTGCAGAGGTCAATGCCTCATTAAATATTGTCACTATCAAAGCAGGAAAACTGCAAGGCGAAGTAAATAAGCAAAAGAATGGAATTGAGACAGCAATATTAAAATACAAATCAGAGATAAATTCATTCTTGCGATATGCTGGGTATAAATATGTTGTTGAAATACAAGCAGAAAATGAAGAATACAAAATGAAACTTCGACACGTTGATTTTTCTGAAAATATTCAAAATGGAAATCTTCATTTAAGTTACGGAGAAAGAAACGCATTTTCAATTGTGCTTTTTATGTATGAATGCCTAACGAGAAACCCAGACCTAATCATTCTTGACGATCCAATTTCATCGTTTGATAAGAGTAAAAAATTTGCAATTCTAGAAATGCTATTCAGAGGAAAGGATAGCTTTCGAGGAAAAACGACGATCATGCTTACCCATGATATTGAACCAATAATTGATATGGTAAAAAGCTTAAGCCACACTTTTCAGCCAAGCCCATTAGCTTGTTTTCTAAAAACAAAAAAAGGCATTATCGAAGAATTAATTGTCGAGAAAAAAGATGTGACAAGTTTCGGTCAAATATGTGACGAAAATATGGCACTTTTAGACAGCGATATCATTAAAATAATCTACTTAAGGCGACAGCAAGAGATACTCAACGATAAAGGGATTCAGTACCAACTACTATCAAATTTATTGCATAAAAGGCAGGTTCCCATGCTTAAAGAAGATGGCACAGAAAGGATTATGAGTGAACAAGAAATCGATTGTGCGACAATCAAAATTCGAGAAAAAATTATCTCATTTGACTACGAAAAAATACTTGCTGAAATAATAAATAATGACAAAATGACGTTCGCATACAAGAATGCGCGCAACAGTTATGAAAAATTACAAATTTTCAGAATAATAAATAATGAAAATCACGAAAATGATGTGGTCAAAAAATACATAAATGAATCATTCCACATAGAGAATGACTACATCATGCAGTTAAATCCACATAAATATGATTTCATTCCAGAGCATATTATCTCTGAATGCGACCTGTCATTTAAATAAATTTCGCCCATAAAAAAGCCGCTATCTCCCGACAGCGGCTTTCTCATTCCTACCCCAGCAGCAGCGCCTTGAACTCCAGCGCTGCCCTGCAAGTGAACTAATTACCCCACAAACTTCCGTGCATTCCTGAACATGCGCATCCATGGCGAATCCTCGCCCCATGCTTCAGGGTGGTAGGACTGTTGGACTGACCGGAACACGCGCTCCGCGTGCGGCATCAGCACGGTGAAGCGGCCGTCTGGCGTGGTCACGGAGGTGATGCCTTCCGGCGAGCCGTTCGGGTTGTACGGGTACGCTTCGGTGGCGGCGCCCTTGTTGTCGACAAAGCGCATGGCTTTGCTGACCTGGGTGATGTCGCCTGTTTGCGAGAAGTCGGCGTAGCCTTCGCCGTGGGCGATGGCGATACCGGCTTGCGTGCCGGCCATGCCGTTGAAGAAGATCGATGGGGAATCCATCACTTCGACCATGGCAAAGCGGCCTTCGAATTTCTCCGACTTGTTGCGCGTGAATTTGGGCCAGGCGTGGGCGCCGGGGATGATAGATTTGAGGTTGCTCATCATCTGGCAGCCGTTGCAGATGCCCAAACCAAAACTGTCCGTGCGGTTGAAGAAGCGCGCGAACTGTTCCGCCAGGCTGGCGTTGAACAAAATCGTTTTTGCCCAGCCTTCGCCCGCGCCCAGCACGTCGCCGTACGAGAAGCCGCCCACGGCGATGACGCCCTGGAAGTCGTCCAGTTTGACGCGGCCCGCAATCAGGTCGCTCATGTGCACGTCGACAGCGGTAAAGCCTGCCTGGTGCATCACGTAGGCCGTCTCGATGTGCGAGTTGACGCCCTGCTCGCGCAGGATGGCGACGCGCGGACGCACGCCAGTGGCGATGAATGGCGCGGCAATGTTGTCGTTCTGGTCAAACGTGACGATCGGCGACATGCCCGGATCTTGCACGTCCAGCAGGCGGTCGTATTCGGCGTCGGCGCAAGCCGGATTGTCGCGCAGGCGGGCGATGCGCCAGCTCGTTTCGCTCCACAGGCGGTGCAAGTCGGCGCGCGGCTGGGTGTAAATGAGCTTGGCGTCGCGCGTGAATTCGATGACGTCGCGGTCGTTCAATTTGCCGATGATATGGCTGCAGGCGCCCAGGTTGAAGGTCCGCAGCACGTCCATGACGAGCGATTTTTCTTCCGCGCGTACCTGGATCACGGCGCCCAGCTCTTCGCTGAACAAGGCGCGCAGCGTCAGTTCGTTGCGGCGTTCCGCTACTTGGCCCGTCCAGTTCTTGGCGTCGCCCCAGTCGCTGGAATGCTCGCCTTCCATCGTCAGCATGTCCAGGTTGACGGACATGCCCGTATGGCCGGCGAAGGCCATTTCCGTCAGGGTGGCGTACAGGCCGCCGTCCGAACGGTCATGGTAGGCCAGCAGCTTGTCGTCGCTATTGAGCTTTTGGATGGCGGCGAAGAAGCCTTTCAGGTCTTCCGCACTGTCCACGTCCGGCGTCTCGTTGCCCAACTGCCCCATGACTTGCGCCAGGGCGGAGGCGCCCAAACGGTTTTTGCCGCGACCCAGGTCGATCAGGATCAACGACGTGTCGCCCTTGTCCGTTTTCAGCTGCGGCGTGAGCGACTTGCGCACATCCGTCACTGGCGCGAACGAGGAGACGATCAGCGACACGGGCGACGTGACCGATTTCGCCGCGCCCGTGCTGTCGTCTTTCCACGTCGTGCGCATCGACAGCGAATCCTTGCCGACAGGGATGCTGATGCCCAGCGCCGGGCACAGGTCCATGCCGACGGCTTTGACCGTGTCGTACAGCGCTGCGTCCTGGCCAGGCTGGCCGCAGGCGGCCATCCAGTTGGCGGACAGTTTGATGTCGGAGATGTCGGCAATCGCTGCGGCGGCGATGTTGGTGACGGCTTCGCCCACGGCCATGCGGCCCGAGGCGGCGGCGTCGATGACGGCCAGCGGCGTGCGTTCGCCCATGGCCATCGCTTCACCCAGATAGCCTTCAAAGCTCATGGTGGTGACGGCGCAATCGGCCACCGGCACTTGCCATGGTCCCACCATCTGGTCGCGCACGGTCATACCGCCCACGCTGCGGTCGCCGATGGTGATGAGGAAGGATTTGTCGGCCACGGTCGGCAGCAGCAGCACTTTTTGCGCCACATCCTTCAAGTCCATGCCCGTCAGATCGATGGCCGGGAAATCGTTGGTCACGTGGACCACGTCGCGCTGCATCTTCGGCGGCTTGCCCAGCAAGACGTCCATCGGCATGTCGACCGGTTCGTTGCCCAGTTCCGGGTCGATCAGTTTCAGTTGACGCTCTTCGGTGGCCACGCCCACGGCGGCGAACAGACAGCGTTCGCGTTCGCACATGGCTTTGAACAGGGGCAGGCTTTCCGGCGCGATGGCGAGAACGTAGCGTTCCTGCGATTCATTGCTCCAGATTTCCTTCGGCGCCATGCCCGATTCTTCCAGCGGGATCTTGCGCAGGTCGAAAATCGCGCCGCGCTTGGCGTCGTTGGTGATTTCCGGGAAAGCGTTCGACAAGCCACCCGCACCCACGTCGTGGATCGAGATGATCGGATTATCCAGCCCCATTTGCCAGCAGGCGTTGATGACTTCCTGGGCGCGGCGTTCCATTTCCGGATTGCCGCGCTGGACGGAGTCGAAGTCCAGGTCGGCCGTGTTGCTGCCGGTGGTCATCGACGAGGCGGCGCTGCCGCCCATGCCGATGCGCATGCCCGGGCCACCCAGTTGCACCAGCAGGCTGCCGACGGGGATGTCGTTCTTGTGCGTGTGCTGCGCCGAGATATTGCCGATGCCGCCCGCGATCATGATCGGCTTGTGGTAGCCGAATACGGCGTCTTTGTCCACGCCGACGTTCTGCTCATACGTGCGGAAGTAGCCGCCCAACACTGGCCGGCCGAATTCGTTCGAGAACGCGGCGCCGCCCAGCGGGCCTTCGATCATGATTTGCAGCGGCGAAGCGATGCGCTCAGGCTTGCCATACTGGTCGGCGTCAGCGCGCTTGTCCAATGGCGCCGTCACGGAAGCAGCCGTTTCCCAGCTGCGCACGGCATCCGGCAGCGACAGATTCGATACCGTAAAACCGGTCAAACCGGCCTTTGGCTTGGCGCCGCGGCCCGTCGCGCCTTCGTCGCGGATCTCGCCGCCCGCGCCCGTCGAGGCGCCAGGGAATGGGGAGATTGCCGTCGGGTGATTATGCGTTTCCACCTTCATCAGGGTGTGCGTCAATTCCGTGGAAGCCGCGTATTCGTGGTTGTCACCGCGCGGGTAGAAACGGGAAACCGTCGCGCCTTCCATGATGGACGAGTTGTCGCTGTAGGCGACGACGGTGCCCTTCGGCTGCAGTTCGTGCGTATTCTTGATCATGCCGAACAGCGACTTGGGCTGCGCCACGCCGTCGATGGTCCAGTCGGCGTTGAAGATCTTGTGGCGGCAATGCTCGCTGTTCGCCTGCGCGAACATCATCAGTTCCACGTCCGTCGGGTTGCGGCCGGCCTTGGTGAAGGCGGCGTCCAGGTAGTCGATTTCGTCGTCCGACATCGCCAGGCCCAGTTCCGTGTTCGCCGTTTCCAGCGCGCGCTTGCCCTGTCCCAGCAAGTCGATCGATTCGAGCGGACGCGCTTCCAGCGTGCGGAACAAGTCCTTGGCGTCGTCGGCGCTGCGCAGCACGGATTCCGTCATGCGGTCGTGCAGCAGGTCGGCCACGGCCTGTACCTGCTCGTCCGTCAATTTGCCGGCGCCAATGGCGCTGCCCAGGATGCCCGATTTCAGGTTGATGCGGAACGCGATGCCGCGTTCGACGCGCTTGATGTGCGCCATGCCGCAGTTGTGCGCGATGTCGGTGGCTTTCGAGGCCCACGGCGAAATCGTGCCGAAACGGGGGATGACGAAGAATGCTTCGGCAGCGCCTTCCGTATTGTCAGCCTGGGCCGGCTCGCCGTACGTCAGCAAGGCGCCAAGGCGCGTGCTGTCGTCGTCGGTGAGAGGCGCGCTGGCATCGATGAAATGGACATAGCGTGCTTGTACGGCAACAATCGCAGGCGAAACGGCTTGCAGTTGGCTTAACAGACGGTGGCTACGGAAATGGGACAGGGCATTGGAACCCGGCAGTATCAACATGATTGGAAGGTGGTTGATGCAGCGTGGCTGCGGGTTAAAGGTAGGTATGACAATATCTTTCGTACGGCAAATTTCCTTTGCGCGCATTATACCCGTTTTGCCCCTGCCTTATGACCGGAACTTGCGGTTTTGCCCCCCTTTTGCCCCGCTTTTGCCCCGCAAAGCGGCAGTTTTTGACACAGCAGCAACACCCTCATGCGATCATCCGGCGATCACGTAGCGGTTCTTGCCCTGGCGCTTGGCCAGGTACAGCGCCTCGTCGGCCAGCCGGTAGCTGTGGTCCAGCGCCTTGCCCCGGTCCAGCTCGGCCACGCCCACGCTGATCGAGACGAACTGTGTGGCATGGAAAGCCTGGCTGACGGCCTCGACCAGGGCGCCGGCAAAGGCGACCGTGTCTTCGCGGCTGCCCGCATACACGATGCCGAACTCCTCGCCGCCCAGGCGCCCGCACAGATGGCCTTGTGTCTTGTCGGCGATGATGGCGGCCGTGCGTACCAGCACCTCGTCGCCCGCATCGTGGCCGTGCCGGTCGTTGATGATCTTGAAATCGTCGATGTCGATCATCAGGAAATGCAGCATGCCGCCATGGGCCGCGCCATGCATCTGCAGCGCGCGCTGCGTGAACATGCGGCGGTTGTTCAAGCCCGTCAGGCTGTCCTGGAAAGCGAGCCGCGTCAATTCCACCTTGGCGTGATAGTTACGCAAACGCAATAAACTGAAGCTGACATTCAGCGCCAGGCCGAACAGCACGCTGACGGCGATCATCAACGCCACCCAGGACTGGTCGGGCAAGCCCGCATTCACGGGATACAGGCCGTGGCCCACGTTCCACCACACGCCGGCCACCACGGCCAGGTAGCTGAGGCCGCCATTGAAGATGGAGGCGATGGCCAGGGTCATGAAGACGCCCACGGGCAAGACCCAGAAGCTGGCGTGATTAACGGCGTCGGCCATGGTGCGCAGGCCGAAAGTCAGGGCCAGCACGGCGCAGGCGCCGGAAATGGTCAGCACGGGCAAGGTGGTGCAGCGGTAGCGCGCCACCAGGCTGACCAGCATGCCCAGCAGCGCCAGCACGGCGTGCAGCAGGTTCGGATGATAGGGGTCGGGCATCATCAGCCAGGTCATGCTGTAGGCGACGATGCCCAGCAATTGCGTGACCAGGCCGACCCGGTGCAATTCCGCAAAATAGGTATGCTGCTGTTCGCTGTTGCCGCCAAACGCGAGGGGAACGGCAACGCGCCGCAGGGTAGACAGATCAGGAACGCGCATGACGGGTATCGACACCAGAAAGAGATAAAGCGCCCGTTAAAGCCTTGCGCATGCCTAGCCGCAACATGGCGCGGCATGCAACAAGTGTTGCATTTTTAAAATACTATCATGCTAGTTAATAAATGGACGAAAAAACAGGCACCGGCACTGCTGCGATGAGCCCCCGCGTCATGAAATACAACGCCGGACGGCGCCGGGCGTCCCTGCCCTCACACGGTACGCCCGATTGCATGCATTTTGCTGGCAGTGTCGGCCGGCTTTGCAGTATGCTGATAAAAAGTAATACTGCCAGGCAGATACCTATAAGAAGAGTTCCCGCCAATGACCGAACAGATGAACGAGAGCTGAACAATGCCAGAAACTAGCGACTTATCTGTCCTGATCGTCGACCCGAATCCCAGCATGCGGGGCAATCTGCACAATATGCTGAACCAGGCGGCCATCACCAAGGTGGAATATGCCGTCAATTCCGGCACGGCCATCCGCTTGCTGATGAAGAAACCGTTCGACATTATCTTGTGCGAATACGATCTTGGTAGTGGCACGGACGGCCAGGATGGCCAGCAATTGCTGGAAGACTTGCGCCATCACAAGCTGATCGGCCTGTGGACGATCTTCATCATGCTGACCTCCGAAGCCATCCACAGCAAGGTGATCAGCGCGGCCGAACTGACCCCGTCCGACTACATATTAAAACCGTTTACCGTCGATGTGCTGAGCGGACGCATCGCGCGCGCCATCGAACGGCGCGCCATTTTCCTGCCCACCTATCAGCTGATCGACAAGGGCGACTTGCGCGAAGCCGTGAAAAGCTGCCGCGCGGCGGAACTGCAGCACCCGCGCCTGGCGGCCGATTTCACCCGCCTGCGCGCCGAGCTGCACATCGCCCTCGATGAATGGAAGGAAGCGGAACAGCTGTACGCCGACATGCTGGCCACGCGGCCCATGGCCTGGGCCCATCTGGGCCTGGCGCGCACCCTGTTCGAACAGCAGCGCCATGAAGATGCGCAGGAGGCGCTGCTGGAACTGGTGGAAACCTATCCCCGCTTCATGGCCGCCTACGACTTGCTGGCGCAAAACCATGAAGCCATGGGCCAGCAGATACAGGCGAAGAAAGTCCTCGAAGACGCGGTGGCCATCTCGCCGCACATGGTGCGCCGCCTCCGCCACCTGGGCGGCATCGCCTACGACACGGGCGATATCGGCGCGGCCGAACGGGCCTACAAGCAGGTGGTGAGCAAAGCGAAGTACTCGGAATTCCGCGACCCGGAAGACCACGTCAACCTGGTCAGGGCGCTGGTCAAGAAAGGTGATGCGCCGCAAGCGAGCGGCGTGCTGCGCGACATGGAGCGCTCCCTGCGGGGCAGCGCCAACGTGGAAGCCTGCCGTGCCATCTCGGCCGCCATGCTGCATGAGCTGTCGGGCAACGACATCGCCGCCGCCACCGAACTGCAACTGGCCGCCGCCGCCCTCGACACGGCGCGCGGCCTGTCGACGCAGCTGAAGGTAGGCCTGGTGCAAAGCTGCCTGAAAAACAACCTGGAGCAGGCCGCCTCCGACGTCATGATGAAACTCGTCAACGAAGCCGACAGCGACGTGACGATGGAAGCGGCAGTCGACGTGTTTGAAAAAGCGGGCCGCCATGACCTTGCGCAAGGCATGGGCCAGCAGATCACGCACCAGGTGCAGGAATTGATGCAGGATGCGGCCAGCAAGTCGGAAAGCGGCGAGCTCAAGGGCGCCGTCTTCGTGCTGCGCCAGGCCCTGCGCA of Janthinobacterium sp. PAMC25594 contains these proteins:
- a CDS encoding AAA family ATPase, whose amino-acid sequence is MKINIKNCNNIDEANISVEIGRLNIKYGANGTGKSTIAKAIELTSKKPIDLSSLTQFKFRSLPEEERKIPSIEGIEAFKSISVFNEDYVSQFVFKQDEVLKNSFDIFIKNQNYKDKMLEIQNIVSEIKETYENDSNIDDAIKDLSDLEDSFGKSQTGYSKAGRIGKGVGGGNKIENIPAAVEHYKNYIKSECNVKWIKWQIEGNEFLEISTECPYCVAPTDKKKDSILAISKEYDAKSIEHLVALQGIISRLGKYLSEETIRLLTPIINNKDGLTKEEIGYLTGLKNQVTILKEKLRDIKSISFFSLRDSGKVQEHLENLKINIELLPLLNSEESRKIIAEVNASLNIVTIKAGKLQGEVNKQKNGIETAILKYKSEINSFLRYAGYKYVVEIQAENEEYKMKLRHVDFSENIQNGNLHLSYGERNAFSIVLFMYECLTRNPDLIILDDPISSFDKSKKFAILEMLFRGKDSFRGKTTIMLTHDIEPIIDMVKSLSHTFQPSPLACFLKTKKGIIEELIVEKKDVTSFGQICDENMALLDSDIIKIIYLRRQQEILNDKGIQYQLLSNLLHKRQVPMLKEDGTERIMSEQEIDCATIKIREKIISFDYEKILAEIINNDKMTFAYKNARNSYEKLQIFRIINNENHENDVVKKYINESFHIENDYIMQLNPHKYDFIPEHIISECDLSFK
- the purL gene encoding phosphoribosylformylglycinamidine synthase, which translates into the protein MLILPGSNALSHFRSHRLLSQLQAVSPAIVAVQARYVHFIDASAPLTDDDSTRLGALLTYGEPAQADNTEGAAEAFFVIPRFGTISPWASKATDIAHNCGMAHIKRVERGIAFRINLKSGILGSAIGAGKLTDEQVQAVADLLHDRMTESVLRSADDAKDLFRTLEARPLESIDLLGQGKRALETANTELGLAMSDDEIDYLDAAFTKAGRNPTDVELMMFAQANSEHCRHKIFNADWTIDGVAQPKSLFGMIKNTHELQPKGTVVAYSDNSSIMEGATVSRFYPRGDNHEYAASTELTHTLMKVETHNHPTAISPFPGASTGAGGEIRDEGATGRGAKPKAGLTGFTVSNLSLPDAVRSWETAASVTAPLDKRADADQYGKPERIASPLQIMIEGPLGGAAFSNEFGRPVLGGYFRTYEQNVGVDKDAVFGYHKPIMIAGGIGNISAQHTHKNDIPVGSLLVQLGGPGMRIGMGGSAASSMTTGSNTADLDFDSVQRGNPEMERRAQEVINACWQMGLDNPIISIHDVGAGGLSNAFPEITNDAKRGAIFDLRKIPLEESGMAPKEIWSNESQERYVLAIAPESLPLFKAMCERERCLFAAVGVATEERQLKLIDPELGNEPVDMPMDVLLGKPPKMQRDVVHVTNDFPAIDLTGMDLKDVAQKVLLLPTVADKSFLITIGDRSVGGMTVRDQMVGPWQVPVADCAVTTMSFEGYLGEAMAMGERTPLAVIDAAASGRMAVGEAVTNIAAAAIADISDIKLSANWMAACGQPGQDAALYDTVKAVGMDLCPALGISIPVGKDSLSMRTTWKDDSTGAAKSVTSPVSLIVSSFAPVTDVRKSLTPQLKTDKGDTSLILIDLGRGKNRLGASALAQVMGQLGNETPDVDSAEDLKGFFAAIQKLNSDDKLLAYHDRSDGGLYATLTEMAFAGHTGMSVNLDMLTMEGEHSSDWGDAKNWTGQVAERRNELTLRALFSEELGAVIQVRAEEKSLVMDVLRTFNLGACSHIIGKLNDRDVIEFTRDAKLIYTQPRADLHRLWSETSWRIARLRDNPACADAEYDRLLDVQDPGMSPIVTFDQNDNIAAPFIATGVRPRVAILREQGVNSHIETAYVMHQAGFTAVDVHMSDLIAGRVKLDDFQGVIAVGGFSYGDVLGAGEGWAKTILFNASLAEQFARFFNRTDSFGLGICNGCQMMSNLKSIIPGAHAWPKFTRNKSEKFEGRFAMVEVMDSPSIFFNGMAGTQAGIAIAHGEGYADFSQTGDITQVSKAMRFVDNKGAATEAYPYNPNGSPEGITSVTTPDGRFTVLMPHAERVFRSVQQSYHPEAWGEDSPWMRMFRNARKFVG
- a CDS encoding diguanylate cyclase; this translates as MRVPDLSTLRRVAVPLAFGGNSEQQHTYFAELHRVGLVTQLLGIVAYSMTWLMMPDPYHPNLLHAVLALLGMLVSLVARYRCTTLPVLTISGACAVLALTFGLRTMADAVNHASFWVLPVGVFMTLAIASIFNGGLSYLAVVAGVWWNVGHGLYPVNAGLPDQSWVALMIAVSVLFGLALNVSFSLLRLRNYHAKVELTRLAFQDSLTGLNNRRMFTQRALQMHGAAHGGMLHFLMIDIDDFKIINDRHGHDAGDEVLVRTAAIIADKTQGHLCGRLGGEEFGIVYAGSREDTVAFAGALVEAVSQAFHATQFVSISVGVAELDRGKALDHSYRLADEALYLAKRQGKNRYVIAG
- a CDS encoding tetratricopeptide repeat-containing response regulator; this encodes MPETSDLSVLIVDPNPSMRGNLHNMLNQAAITKVEYAVNSGTAIRLLMKKPFDIILCEYDLGSGTDGQDGQQLLEDLRHHKLIGLWTIFIMLTSEAIHSKVISAAELTPSDYILKPFTVDVLSGRIARAIERRAIFLPTYQLIDKGDLREAVKSCRAAELQHPRLAADFTRLRAELHIALDEWKEAEQLYADMLATRPMAWAHLGLARTLFEQQRHEDAQEALLELVETYPRFMAAYDLLAQNHEAMGQQIQAKKVLEDAVAISPHMVRRLRHLGGIAYDTGDIGAAERAYKQVVSKAKYSEFRDPEDHVNLVRALVKKGDAPQASGVLRDMERSLRGSANVEACRAISAAMLHELSGNDIAAATELQLAAAALDTARGLSTQLKVGLVQSCLKNNLEQAASDVMMKLVNEADSDVTMEAAVDVFEKAGRHDLAQGMGQQITHQVQELMQDAASKSESGELKGAVFVLRQALRKTPGNLPVLFASVDAILRQLNMLGWEAPLAEQAQHQMQVIRKIDPRHPQLESLKQQYEATQHKYGIAT